Proteins encoded within one genomic window of Polaribacter sp. NJDZ03:
- a CDS encoding lytic transglycosylase domain-containing protein has protein sequence MNKSLRFLSLLSILIVAFLFYNGINKNETDPQTSTHATYKIKALKLPNNLNLAGERVPLEIPDVKERMERELLVNTYWQSNGLLLIKRANKYFPILEPLLKKYGLPDDFKFLALAESGFIDETSNVGAAGMWHFMQATGKEYGLEINSNVDERYDIEKSTKVAAEYLKKSQKRFNSWTLAAAAYNAGNYGVSKRLDEQEVTNYYDAKLPDETERYVLRIIALKEVISNPKKYGFVFENEDLYTLAKTRTIKVDTAISNITHFAKKFGMNYKEFKIYNPWLRENKLNNKSRKVYEIKVPVN, from the coding sequence ATGAATAAATCACTCCGTTTTCTTTCACTACTTAGCATCTTAATAGTTGCTTTTTTATTTTATAATGGCATTAATAAAAATGAAACAGACCCACAAACAAGTACACATGCAACCTATAAAATAAAAGCATTAAAACTACCTAATAATTTAAATCTTGCTGGAGAAAGGGTTCCTTTAGAAATACCGGATGTAAAAGAAAGAATGGAGAGAGAGTTATTGGTAAATACCTATTGGCAATCTAATGGACTATTATTGATAAAAAGAGCAAATAAGTACTTTCCTATTTTAGAACCATTATTAAAAAAATATGGTTTACCAGACGATTTTAAATTTTTAGCTTTGGCAGAAAGTGGTTTTATAGATGAAACCTCTAACGTTGGTGCAGCGGGTATGTGGCATTTTATGCAGGCAACAGGTAAAGAATACGGTTTAGAGATTAATAGCAACGTAGACGAACGTTACGATATTGAAAAATCTACAAAAGTAGCTGCTGAGTATTTAAAAAAATCTCAAAAACGTTTTAATTCTTGGACTTTAGCTGCCGCTGCTTACAATGCAGGAAACTATGGTGTTAGTAAAAGGTTAGATGAGCAAGAAGTAACTAATTATTACGATGCTAAATTACCCGATGAAACTGAAAGATATGTATTAAGAATTATTGCCTTAAAAGAAGTAATAAGCAATCCTAAAAAATATGGTTTTGTCTTTGAAAATGAAGATCTATACACTTTAGCAAAAACAAGAACTATAAAAGTTGATACAGCAATTTCTAATATTACACATTTTGCAAAGAAATTTGGAATGAATTATAAAGAGTTTAAAATTTACAATCCTTGGTTAAGAGAAAATAAACTAAACAATAAAAGTAGAAAAGTGTACGAGATTAAAGTACCTGTTAACTAA
- a CDS encoding alpha/beta hydrolase, giving the protein MKKIPIYLVPGLAAGPEIFENLELSKDKYDIHYLKWITPIAQDESIANYAMRMSEDVKEEKPVLVGVSFGGIMVQEMSKYLDVKKTIIISSVKHHKELPKRFKFVKFTKAYKFFPTKVVSNFEDYAKYFLGKSLKKRAHIYKKYLSVRSELYLNWSIGSIIRWEQTEKNQNITHIHGTNDHVFPIKNINNCIQIEGGTHIMIITKAKKLTKIINDILTS; this is encoded by the coding sequence ATGAAAAAGATTCCAATATACTTGGTTCCTGGTTTAGCAGCTGGACCAGAAATTTTTGAAAACTTAGAATTATCAAAAGATAAATATGACATTCATTATTTAAAATGGATAACACCTATAGCTCAAGATGAGTCTATTGCTAACTACGCAATGAGAATGAGCGAGGATGTAAAAGAAGAAAAACCTGTTTTAGTAGGTGTTTCTTTTGGCGGAATTATGGTACAAGAAATGAGTAAGTATCTAGATGTTAAAAAAACAATTATTATTTCTAGCGTAAAACACCATAAAGAACTGCCAAAAAGGTTTAAATTTGTGAAATTCACAAAAGCTTATAAGTTTTTTCCAACTAAGGTTGTCTCAAATTTTGAAGATTATGCTAAATATTTTTTAGGTAAATCTTTAAAAAAGAGAGCCCATATTTATAAGAAATACCTTTCTGTTAGAAGTGAACTATACTTAAACTGGTCTATTGGTTCTATTATTAGGTGGGAACAAACAGAAAAGAATCAAAACATTACGCACATCCACGGTACAAATGACCACGTATTTCCTATAAAAAACATAAACAACTGTATACAAATAGAAGGTGGTACCCATATTATGATTATTACTAAAGCCAAGAAATTAACTAAAATTATTAACGATATTTTAACTAGTTAA
- a CDS encoding GNAT family N-acetyltransferase, translating to MIFETERLIIRRLILEDLAAFHQLESNENVLKYATGNPKTYIENEKELKTLILKYSDTNNDFWIYAIIRKRDHQFLGTVALVKDNLEDEIGYRFLEKYWKQGFGFEVCVGLISYCKKLKMDKIIGYVVDENVASSKILEANFFQIKNTFINDEGMAETKYELYL from the coding sequence ATGATTTTTGAAACGGAAAGGTTAATTATTAGAAGACTAATTTTAGAGGATTTAGCAGCTTTTCATCAGCTAGAAAGCAATGAGAATGTTTTAAAATATGCTACAGGAAATCCAAAAACCTATATTGAAAACGAAAAAGAGTTAAAAACATTGATTTTAAAATATAGTGACACTAATAATGATTTTTGGATTTATGCGATCATCAGAAAAAGGGATCATCAATTTCTTGGAACTGTTGCTTTGGTTAAAGATAATCTAGAAGATGAAATTGGCTATCGTTTTTTAGAAAAATATTGGAAGCAAGGGTTTGGTTTTGAAGTTTGTGTGGGATTAATTTCTTATTGTAAGAAACTTAAAATGGATAAAATTATTGGCTATGTAGTAGATGAAAATGTAGCTTCTTCTAAAATTTTAGAAGCAAATTTTTTTCAAATAAAAAATACTTTTATAAATGATGAAGGTATGGCGGAAACCAAATATGAGTTGTACCTGTAA
- the mtaB gene encoding tRNA (N(6)-L-threonylcarbamoyladenosine(37)-C(2))-methylthiotransferase MtaB, translated as MNAEKKVAFYTLGCKLNFSETSTIARNFVSEGFERVDFEEPADVYVINTCSVTDNADKRFKTIVKNALKKNDDAFLIAVGCYAQLKPEELAAVDGVDLVLGATEKFNVTSYINDLTKNNVGEVHSCEISDADFYVGSYSIGDRTRAFLKVQDGCDYKCTYCTIPLARGISRSDTLENVIENAREISSKGIKEIVLTGVNIGDYGKGEFGNKKHEHTFLDLVKELDKVDGIHRLRISSIEPNLLKDETIEFVSKSDSFVPHFHIPLQSGSDELLKKMKRRYLTNTYTNRVTRIKEVMPNACIGVDVIVGFPGETDELFLETYNYLNEMDISYLHVFTYSERPNTEAVHLEGVVPKKVRAKRSKMLRGLSAKKRRAFYENQLGNTVTVLFENENKEGYINGFTENYVKVKTPWNPELVNTLHTITLTEIDEDGLVRFNFENNSVTI; from the coding sequence ATGAATGCAGAAAAGAAAGTTGCCTTTTACACTTTAGGATGCAAATTAAATTTTTCAGAAACATCTACTATTGCTCGTAATTTTGTGAGCGAAGGCTTTGAGCGTGTAGATTTTGAAGAACCAGCAGATGTTTATGTTATAAATACTTGTTCTGTTACAGATAATGCAGATAAACGCTTTAAAACCATTGTAAAAAATGCATTAAAGAAAAATGATGATGCTTTTTTAATTGCGGTTGGTTGTTATGCGCAATTAAAACCAGAAGAATTAGCAGCTGTAGATGGTGTAGATTTAGTTTTAGGTGCTACAGAGAAATTTAATGTTACCAGTTATATAAACGATTTAACTAAAAATAATGTTGGAGAAGTACACTCTTGTGAAATTTCTGATGCAGATTTTTATGTAGGTTCTTACTCTATTGGAGATAGAACACGTGCATTTTTAAAAGTACAAGATGGTTGCGATTATAAATGTACTTATTGTACAATTCCTTTAGCACGTGGAATTTCTAGAAGCGATACTTTAGAAAATGTTATTGAAAATGCCAGAGAAATTTCATCAAAAGGAATTAAAGAAATTGTTTTAACGGGTGTAAATATTGGAGATTATGGTAAAGGTGAATTTGGTAACAAAAAGCACGAACATACTTTCTTAGATTTAGTAAAAGAATTAGATAAAGTAGACGGTATACATCGATTACGAATTTCATCTATAGAACCTAATTTATTAAAAGATGAAACAATTGAATTTGTATCTAAATCAGATTCTTTTGTTCCTCATTTTCATATTCCTTTGCAATCTGGTAGTGATGAGTTACTTAAGAAAATGAAACGTAGGTATTTAACAAATACATACACAAACAGAGTAACAAGAATTAAAGAAGTAATGCCTAACGCCTGTATTGGTGTAGATGTTATTGTTGGTTTTCCTGGTGAAACAGACGAGCTATTTTTAGAAACGTACAACTATTTAAACGAGATGGACATTTCTTACTTACATGTTTTTACTTATTCAGAAAGACCTAATACAGAAGCAGTGCATTTAGAAGGTGTGGTGCCTAAAAAAGTACGTGCCAAACGTAGTAAAATGTTACGTGGTTTATCTGCTAAGAAAAGACGTGCTTTTTATGAGAATCAATTAGGTAATACCGTAACCGTTTTATTTGAAAATGAAAATAAAGAAGGTTATATAAACGGTTTTACAGAAAATTACGTTAAAGTTAAAACACCTTGGAACCCAGAGTTGGTAAATACATTACACACTATAACGCTTACTGAAATTGACGAAGATGGTCTTGTAAGATTTAATTTTGAAAACAATAGCGTTACAATTTAA